From the genome of Sphingobacterium sp. UGAL515B_05:
TACCGTTAAAAACAACATAGAACTGATGCCTCTTGGGGCTAAAATGTTAAGAAAGAAAAGATGTTAGGAATATAGGCAAGCATATACTCCAGAAGCGCGGATAGTGTTATCCGCGCTTTTTTGTTGTACAAGTTGCATTACTTTTAGAAAATTTCAGTGATGGGATATTGAAATTACTAAAGCTGTATTTACAGAAATAGTCTTAGATGTGACTTTATTTTCTTGGAGGACGAACCGTCCCCATATCACCACCATTATCACCTGGTTGATCAGCTTCTGATGATTGTACCGCTGCCGTTTCTAAGTTTGATTGCGAATTGGACGGCTGTCCGATTCCAAATAAAAAGTATAAAATTAAACTCCACATAAAATTGATTCTTGATTAAAAATTATTATTACTTGCCTTTTGGTGGTCTTGGCGGTATTGGCGTACTTGTTTCACCCCCATTGTCTCCTGGTTCATCAGGTTGATTAGAATCTGTCGATTGTACTATCGCTATTCCCACGCTTGGTTGGGAATTAGACGGCTGACCGATACCAAACAAAAAATATAAGATTAAACTCCACACAGTTAGCTGATTGTTTTTTGATATTAATTACTAATTATGGCTATCCTCTAGGAGGAGGATTCCCTTTATCGCCACCATCACCGTCATCATGGGTATCATCCGTAGTTACATTGACTATAGAACTGTTTGCAGATGAACTTGTATTGGCAGGTTGGCCAATACCAAATAAAAAGTATAAAATTAAACTCCACATATTTGAATGATTACAAGTTTTAAAACAGTAATTATTTTTTAGGAGGAAAAGGGTTTCCTTTATCCCCACCATCACCGTCATCATGGGTATCATCCGTAGTTACATTGACTATAGAACTGTTTGCAGATGAACTTGTATTGGCAGGTTGGCCAATACCAAATAAAAAGTATAAAATTAAACTCCACATAAAATAAAATTTAGATTATTTATAAAATTATTACCATAAGAATATAGCCCGTTTTCGAATATAGACAATTAATGCAATATTTAATTATCCGATTAGAAGTAATTCAATTTTAACCGACTTGTAAGATCGGATCGTGCTTTTCTTGAAAGTATTTGATTTTCCATAATGTTGTTGTTTTTAATTCTTATAAAAAATTAGGCTTCATTCAAGGGCAATTTAGGTAAAAAGCCCCCAATGTAAGCGGTAGAATACAACTACCGAAAAGTTGAGCCGATGGGCAACCATAAAGCGTAAAAAAGCCACATCTCCCGACGTGGCCTTGATAAACATATGAATCACTAGTGGTTTGTCTTTTATTATTGGCAAACCACCAGTTATTGAATACTACTTATAAGAATTGATCGATTTGGACACTTTCCAGTCATTGCCCACACGCTCCAAAGTAACTAGATCAGTTTTGGTGAAGTTTTCAAATTTCAACGTCACTTTAGCGACCATATAGTCTGCCGATTCCTCGATGATATCGGTGCTTACTGTACAGTTTAGCTTTTCGCCTTTTTGTTTTTTCAAGGATTTAACCACTTCACTACGGCTATTGGACTGCGCATTGGTAGCTTGTATCTTTTGATTAAAATCAGCTGCGAATAACTGCTCCACGCCTGCTGATTCTCCCTCCGTAGTTACCGCAACATAGTGCTCTAAAGCGAAATCTGCTGTAGAAAGGTTAATGTTAGCTTTTGCTGCTTTTGCTCCAGGTCCTTCAGCTGCCATAGCGAAAGTAGATACTGCGATTAAAGCTGCTGCTGCGAATGTTTTTACTAATGCTTTCATAATGTCTTTTTTTATTGTGTTAGTTCTGTTGTTCTTATTTGTTGACTCAAAACTACAACACAATACGCCCCTAGCCTATGGGCTTTAGACTAACGATCAGTAAAACTCGGTGAATGGCGGGAATAGGGAGGTGGAAGGGCTTAGAATAACGCACTGAATTTTCGATAATCAGACTATAACAGCTATCTTTAATAGCAAAAGCTTCTACAAGTCCAAATGATTGAAATTGCCCATCAACAATATAAAGTATTAATCTATACCGATCATCAATATACTGTTGAATCCGCCGATAATCTCAGACGCTACAAACGGGTATATGTCGATGATTCTTGCGATCGATATAGCAATGTATCTAACATTGCCATTTTAGTAAAGCATGGTCAAGATGAAGTGGCTAGTGCTATTCTTTGTGATACAGGGGTTTTCACAGGACTGAGCCAATCCTCCTTTATAATCGAAGATCGTGTGCTTTATATTTGCACGGGGAATAAACTGTACTATTTAAATATACCAGACTTAACGCTCAGATGGTCAGGACAAGTAGATTACGTAACAAATTTCAGTGTTCAGAAATTAGAAGATGATTTACTCGTTCATGGTGAACTCGAAATCACAAGAATAACAAAGCTCGGAGAAATAAAATGGCGATTTGGGGGACACGATATCTGGGTAAATAATAATGGTTTCCCTGAGATAACTATACTGCATGACCGGATTAAACTAGTTGACTACCAATCGAATTTTTATGCTATCGGATTTGATGGAAATACTATTTTCTAAAAAAGCAGAGAATTATACAGCGGCAGTCATCTATTCATTTGATAAAATCATAGGGTCAGCAAAACTAGCGAATGAAAAAGGAAGGCAACTGATTTTGAAATAGGGGGCAACAATGGAATTTATACAAAAAAGCCACGTCTCACAACATGGCTCTACAACATATATATTTATTTGAGATGGCTCTTATTTATACGAATTAATTGATTTGGATACTTTCCAGTCATTGCCCACACGCTCCAAAGTAACCAAATCTGTTTTGGTGAAGTTTTCAAATTTCAACGTCACTTTAGCGACCATATAGTCTGCAGATTCCTCGATGATATCTGTGTTTACTGTACAGTTTAGCTTTTCGCCTTTTTGCTTTTTCAAGGATTTAACCACTTCGCTACGGCTGTTACTTTGTGCATTGGATGCTTGGATCTTTTGATTAAAATCAGCTGCAAATAACTGCTCTACACCTGCTGATTCGCCCTCCGTGGTTACCGCAACATAGTGCTCTAAAGCGAAATCTGCAGTGGAAAGGTTAATGTTAGCTTTTGTTGCTTTTGCTCCTGGTCCTTCAGCTGCCATAGCGAAAGTAGATACTGCGATTAAAGCTGCTGCTGCGAATGTTTTTACTAGTGTTTTCATAATGTCTTTTTTTATTGTGTTAGTTCTGTTGTTCTTATTTGTTGACTCAAAACTACAACACAATAGGCTCCTAGCCTATGGACTTTAGACTAACGCTCAGGAAAACTCGGTGAATGACAGGAATGGGGAGGTAAAGAAAAAAGTTTATAGTAATAGTACTCCCCCTTAAGACAACCACTTACCAAGATAGACTATAAACATAATCATACACATAATTACAACTCCCCACATTCCGATATAGTTAGAAGGATTGGAACCTTGGTGACCACTATCATGAGAAAAAGGATTTTTTTCACTTTTCAAAAAAATCAAATAGAGAAGGCCTCCAACAACAAAGAATAGCATGGCTGTAATTAAATCATTATTAAACATCATTATTTTCCTTTCATAATTAACATTGGATAAAAACATTAGATTTCATAAAGTAGTTACCAATTTAACCCTCATTATGCTTAAATTAGAGACTCTCAGAGCGCGGCCTATCATTTATTAATTCAAAAAAACGAAAGTAATAAGTCATAAAACGCGCTAATCTTGTATTGTTAAAAGAAAAACTCAAGCAGCTTTCGCCCGATATACAAAACAGTCCATAGGATCATTCCCCCCACAATAGTAATAAAGAAATGTGTGACTATGGGAATAATAGCTCCGTATATACCCTGAAAATATTCTCCATTTAATTGTGCTGCCTTTTGTCCGGTATAAGCCATTACCGATGCAATTAATGTAAAAGGTAATAGACCAAAAAACAGTTGCCAAAAAAATGCGGCAAACGATAATGTTGATTTAGCCAAGATTTGAAAATACGCTTTCATAAAATAATTATCTCAATATTCTTAAATAGCTAAAGATAAATATTTCCTTAAGTTATCAGCCATCACAGCTATATCAAAAGCTTTTAAAATTCCCAATGATTGAAATCATCAGGCCCTTTTGACGTAAAAAAGCCATATCTCCCGACATGGCCTTAAATAAACATATGATTCACTAGTGGTTTGTAGTCTGCCTGAGCTGACAAACCACTAGTTATTAGATACTATTTATACGAATTGATTGATTTGGATACTTTCCAGTCATTCCCCACATGCTCCAAGGTAACTAAATCTGTTTTGGTGAAGTTTTCAAACTTTAGAGTCACTTTAGCGACCATATAGTCAGCTGATTCTTCTAAGATGTCGGTGCTTACTGTACAGTTTAGCTTTTCGCCTTTTTGTTTTTTCAAGGATTTAACCACTTCGCTACGGCTGTTAGACTGCGCATTTGTTGCTTGGATCTTTTGATTGAAATCAGCCGCAAATAACTGCTCTACACCTACCGATTCTCCCTCCGTAGTTACCGCTACATAGTGCTCTAAAGCGAAGTCTGCTGTGGAAAGGTTAACGTTTACTTTTGTTGCTTTTGCTCCAGGTCCTTCAGCTGCCATAGCAAATGTTGATACTGCGATTAGGGCTGCTGCTGCGAATGTTTTTACTAAAGTTTTCATAATGTCTTTTTTATAGTGTTAGTTTATCTGTTCTTATTTGTTGACTCAAAACTACGACACAATAGACTCCTAGCCTATGGGCTTTAGACTAATAGACCGGAAAACTCGGTGAATGGCGGGAATGGGGAGGTGATTGCACCGACGATATATAATAAACAAATAACAATCTAAATATCACTATTATCAGCCTGTTCAAATAATTCGTGTAACTTTTGTTGAAGTAGCTTTTTATCCGGTAATTGTGTTTTATATTCCGCGACTACTGTGGGTGAAAGACTGCGGCTCAAAGCATACTCAACCACCTCACTATCTTTATCTTTACATAATAGAACACCAATACTTGCGTTCTCATTGGATCGCTTAACGTCTCGGTCAAGAGCCTCTAGATAAAAATTCAACTGACCAAGATGCTCGGGCTTGAATTTATCTACTTTTAATTCAAATGCCACTAAGCACTGTAATCCTCTATGAAAAAAAAGTAGATCAATATAAAAGTCAGAGTTGCCCACTTGTACTTTATATTCTTGGTCAATAAATAGAAAGTCTCGCCCTAGCTCAAGAATAAAATCTTTCATCTGACGAAGCAGCCCTTTTTGAAGATCCCCTTCATTATAGGATTCTGGTAAATTTAAAAAGTCAAAAACGTAGCTATCTTTAAACGCTTTATTAATGTCTACTTCAAATTCTCTCGGCAGTGACGAGAGTTTTACATTTCCAATCATTGTGCGTTCAAAGACAGAACTATTAATCTGTCGCTCCAACTCCCTGGAACTATATTTTTCCTCGATAGTTAGCTTCAAATAAAATTCCTTTTCTTCAACTGTCTTGGTACGACTAAAAATTAAAACATTATTTGTCCAACTCAATTCTCTCGTCAATGCCGAGAGTCTTTCACTACTGCGATAAGTTTCGTAAAACTGTTTCATTCGCCAAAGATTCTTATCTGAAAAACCTTTCAATTCAGGTTCATGCTGCTTAATAAAAAAAGCCAATTCTTTGACGACCGACTGTCCCCATTCGGAAGTTTCAATCCGCGCGCTAATATACTTTCCAATACGCCAATATAAATTCATTAATTCCGTATTAACTGCCTTAATAGCTTTAGATTGAGATTCTTTAATAAGCTGAATTATTTCTACAAAACGCTGTTCCATGTACAAAGGTTTATTTCTCAAATATATAGAAATCTAAAAAAATTAGCAATCAAAAGAGAATCTTATTATCAGAAAAAACACCACATCAATCGATGTGGTGTCATAACATGATATATTTATTTAAGATGGCTCTTATTTATACGAATTGATCGATTTGGATACTTTCCAGTCATTGCCCATACGCTCCAAGGTAACGAGATCTGTCTTGGTAAAATTCTCAAATTTCGAAGTCACTTTAGCCACCATATAGTCTGCTGATTCTTCTAAGATGTCGGTGCTTACTGTACAGTTTAGCTTTTCGCCTTTTTGTTTTTTCAGAGATTTGATAACCGATTCACGGTTATGAGACTGTGCATTGGTAGCTTGGATCTTTTGATTGAAATCAGCTGCAAATAACTGCTCTACACCTGCTGATTCGCCCTCCGTAGTTACCGCAACGTAGTGATCGAGCGCCAAGTCTGCTGTGGAAAGGTTAATGTTTGCTTTTATTGCTTTTGCTCCATGTCCTTCAGCCGCCATAGCGAAAGTTGATACTGCGATTAGGGCTGCTGCTGTGAATGTTTTTACTAATGATTTCATAATGTCTTTATTTTATTGTGTTAGTTCTGTTGTTCTTATTTGTTGACTCAAAACTACAACACAATACGCCCCTAGCCTATGGGCTTTAGACTAATGGTCTAGAAAACTCGGTAAATGGCTGGAATAGGGAGGTGAAAAAATCAGCTTGGTCAATTTGTAAATTGATATCGAACACCTGGCTAGAGACCAGTATTAGATAGAAGATACTGATTGCTATAATTGATCCTCATTTTTATATTTAATTAATATACCCGGATAGTCATATCTATTACAAATTGACTCCAAATATTCTTCAAATCTTTTTGTATTTTCTCTTTTATCTTCTAGAATTAAAGCTGGCAGATATTCCAAATCATCCAAAAAATCGAACATGACTTCATTTGACACCTTTTCAAAAGCCATCAATCTAGCACGTATAATTAAATCATGGATTGCCAAAATAGCATCTCTTAACTTTTTCTCATCTACCATAATATAGCATCCTTACAAATTTAAAATTATCGGCTTATTCTTCATCTCACACCAATCATCTAACATACTTAGCTGCACTAAAATCTCTATTTGAACCTATTTTTAATTCTTTTTTATACATGAATACAAATAGCCCACTCTATACGAGTCATTTGTTGATAAAATTTAGATTTTTCAGGCTCTTTGCTTTTCGAAGAACTTAACTTCCTCGAGATTCCCAAATACAGTTGTTATCTCAACTTCAAAAAATGTTTTTCGATTACGATCATCCTCAACATCAACTTTAAAAATAGTAGTGGAAAACGGCGAACCTGTAGAAAAATGAGGTCTAACTTTAAATTCTGATTTACCTAAAGTTAGTTTACTTATTTTCTTATAACCAACAAGTTTATATTTATTTTCAATAAGATAAATCTCTACATGATCTTGGAATAACCTCCTTAATCTGTATTTACTTCGATATGTAGCTAATATAAAAATTGCTATAAACATTATGGGTACTAATACAAAATCAAACCTTATCATATAATAAACAATCTCATGAAAAACCAATTTTTAAACTAACATCTCCTCAGAAAGATAAGTAAAAATCCAGTTTCTTTATCTTGCAGTCTAAAAACTTATAAATATTTCCATTCTTGACGACATCAAATTTTCATTCATACAATTTTGGTCATAAGGTGCTTGGATCTTTTGATTAAAATCGGCTGCGAACAACTGATCTACACCTCCCGATTCGCCCTCCGTAGTTACCACAACCTTGTCTCGCTCTGGAGAAACGTTACAGATTTAACCATAAGTCCTAAATACATGGAAATTTAGAGCGTGAATCGGATTATGAATTAAACAGTAATACTTGTATATTCATCAAAAGTAAATCTATTCGAAATCATAAATATGCTATTAAAGCGGAGTAGACTAAATCATAAATAAGCCATGTCAAAATTATTTCTTTGTGTCTTAACGAACTTCTTATTGTACAATTATGGTATAGCCCAGATTAATTGTACTTCACTACTTAAAAAAAAGTTTGAGAATAAAAGCTATTCTCCGGCCGAACTAGACAGCTTAATCAAAGATTTCTCCAAACTAAGAGCATGCGGACTCGACTCTGTCGCACTAGAAATTGCAACAACTTCGCCCGGAGTATTTAATACATTGATAGCTCCTCCAATGCAAGAGCCCAACAAGCTGATTACGTATAGCGAGGTATTCAATAAAATAAAAGAATTCAAAGCGTCGCCTGAATACCCATCCATATTGAAATTTCATATTGCCAACAAAACATTAAGGTCACGTACGGTTAATCTGAAAGAATGGTCAAAGGACAGTTTATTATTTATTGATATTTTTGAATGGGACAGATCAGCAACCGAAAAAGGTGAATTGGATTCCTTTTATAATTTTATGAAGGAAAATAAAATCGGTGAGATAACTTATTACCAAGCTTGGGCCATTTTTAAAAATCAGCAAAGGCTAATGACTCCCACAAAACCACAGAAAAAAATACTTTGGGATGATAACCAGGACAGCACTCTTGCGGAGGTGATACAGGCAGCTAAAGAACAAAACAAAAGGGTCATTCTCTATTTTTCCAGTTGGACTGACATCACAAGCAGAAAGCTAGAGGCTGAACTAATGTATCTAAGTGACGATAACATACTAAAATATATCCGCAGTAAATTTGTTTTTGTATCCATCCTTATTGACGACCGAAGTAAACTGACAACAAAGGAATTGCAACAGGATTCAAATTTTGTAAAAAACGCTGATAATAGAGGCGCGAAAAATCGAAATATCCAAACTTATTATACACATTCAAAAAAAATACCTTATTTCATTATGCTAGATGAAACAGGTAAAATTCTCAAATCATTAAGTGAGAATATAACTAAAAAGACGCTTGATAAATTTTTAGAGTAAAAAGCCAGATCTCGCGACCTGGCTTTAAACTAAACTTAAACATATGATTCACTAGTTGTCTGCTACCGAGCAGACAACTAGCTATTAAATACTATTTATACGAATTGATCGATTTGGATACTTTCCAGTCATTCCCCACACGCTCCAAGGTAACTAAATCTGTTTTGGTGAAGTTCTCAAATTTTAGAGTCACTTTAGAAACCATATAGTCTGCCGATTCCTCGATGATATCTGTGCTTACTGTACAGTTTAGCTTTTCGCCTTTTTGTTTTTTCAATAGTTTAACCACTTCGCTACGGCTGTTAGACTGTACATTGGCAGCTTGGATCTTTTGATTAAAATCAGCTGCAAATAACTGCTCTACACCTGCTGATTCTCCCTCAGTAGTTACCGCTACATAGTGCTCTAAAGCGAAATCTGCTGTAGAAAGGTTAATGTTAGCTTTTGTTGTTTTTGCTCCAGGCCCTTCAGCTGCCATAGCGAAAGTTGATACTGCGATTAAAGTTGCTGCTGCGAATGTTTTTACTAATGCTTTCATAATGTCTTTATTTTATTGTGTTAGTTCTGTTGTTCTTATTTGTTGACTCAAAACTACAACAAAATACGCCCCTAGCCTATCGGCTTTAGACTAACGATCGGGAAAACTCGGTGAATGGCGGGAATGGGTAGGTGAATATTTGCTTATCTTTAAGAAAACATTTTAATATGGTTGACTTAGCCCGTAGAAAGGTACTTGCGTATCATTTAAGACATTTAGTTGTCGGGCTTATTAGCAATGATGAGTTTGAGGAGGAAATACTAGACAATGTATCCTTTGGTTATCTTCCTGAACATTATTATTCTTCAAAACAAGCCAAATTTGATGATCCTATCATAAGACCAATGCTCGAATTAAGCTGGTGTTTATATAGCGACTTAGAAAATCATAAACTTACTGGTAAACACCAACTTTCTGATGGAGACCTGAAAAATATTGCTCGGTTTATTTTATTCCTAAATTCGGATTTTGAGTACGAATGGCCTTACTTTGATCGTATGAATCCGCTATTACGGTTTTCATTGAAAGACTTGTTATTTACTGTCCTTAGCTTAGGACAACATTATAACGTAAAACTAAATGAGAGGAAAGAGCAGTTTGAAGAATTTAAGCTTTCAGGGGATCATGAACTATGGCCATTTATAAGCAAAGAACAATACGAACAGCAATTGAGAAAGCAACCATTTTTAAGAGGCATAAATTCAATAAAATCCAACTAAGGGCGTAAATTACATTCGTATTCTCCTTTACCTGCTTTCAGCATAGCAAAAGCTTCTACAAGTCCAAATGATTGAAATTGCCTATCAACGATATAAAGTATTAATCTATACCGATCACCAATATACAGTTGAGTCCGCCGATAATCTCAGACGCTACAAACGGGTATTTGCCCAGCTAAGTTTCGTTACGCACTGCGTTACGGATTGGAAATTCTCTACGCGCTGCGTAGAGGATTGGTCGAAGTCGGGGAAGGTCTGGTAAAAATGCCGCATATTCCGTAAATTGGCTGCTGAAAAACCTTTTCCTAATGTAACTGACAAATACTTAGAAAGGCCTGATATCAAGTATGACAAACTGCGAAGCATTAAAAAAGAATGGGATGCAATCCGATTTCTTTTTTAACTTGGTTTGGCATATCTTTATGCTAGTGATTCCAAAACGGAATGCCATATAACCTCCATGTGGATTTGATCCATAAGTCTTATTTATATACACAATTGTGTAATATTTTGATTTTTTTTAATCATAAAAGAAATAAATACTATATTCACTACTAGTGTTTTTACTGAAAAAATGCATTTATTTCATGGATAGCCAAAATAATAAATTTAACCAATTAAAATTATGTATAGAATTTTAAAGGTGTTTACCTTGCTAATTTTATTTTTCTCTTGTAAGCATATCGAAACTTATGAAGGGTCATCTGATGATGAGGTTGTTCTTGCGTTTGATAAAGTGAAACAGAGTTCAATCAAAAGGGATATTAGTTATCTGCCGCGATGGCAAGAACGGATTGAATTTGAGGGCAGTTATTATATTCCTTTAAATACAGATAAAAGAATATACTCCTTTACGCCTGATAGTGTAAAATATTCTTTGGTAGATAAAATTTGGCTAAAGGCAAATAAACAGGGGGATGTATGGAGTTTTACCAAATTGATCGTGTTACCTAATGATATCCAAAACAGTAGAGCTTCGGGTTTGTTTATCTATGAAGATTGGCAAACGGGAGCATTGAGTTATGAAGGATATATCGAAGATAAGCTTTTTAGTCCCATTACCTATAAGGTTAACCTCAGAATGACAGCATATGGCAAGAAAGCAATGAATAACCCTAATATTCCTTGTCAAACTGTACCATTTCAAGTTTGTGCAGGAATAGGAGGACCATATGAGTCATGTACAACTCATTATGAGACTATTGGCAACTGTAATGACGGAGGTGGAGACACAGGTCATTATGGCGGAGGTGGAAATAGTGGTGGAGGTAATCATGGTGGAGGTGGTGGTAGCACTCCTCCTATTATTCCTCCCGATAAAGATGATGACGATGATGACAAAGAAATTATAGATTCTTTGCAGGGATATCCTTGTGCACAACAAATACTAGCAATGTTGCCTTATTTAAAAAGTGATATATCAGATTTAATAGATCAAACTTTTAATGGAAGCACTGAGAATGGCTTTAAAAATTTAAAATTTTCAGCGGTTAATGCGAATATTATTGGTCAAAAAGTTGACGGTGATGCAGGAGGAAATATTTTAAGCCCGACAATTAGGTTGAACAAATATGTCTTGGAAAATAGTTCCCAGGAATATGTTGTCGCAACAATGATTCATGAAGCGCTTCATGCTTACCTAAATTTTTCAAAGCAATCTTTAGGAAGCGAAGCTTTTCAACAACAATTTCCATCCGTGACCGAATATTATGATGCTAACAGTAATCGAACATTGTATTTAATAAATCAAAGCCACTCTAGTTATGGCCCATTTGTCAATGCAATTAAAAATGCTATTTTAAATTATAATCCACAATTTGATCCGCAAAAGGCTTATGCCTTAGCTTTGATGGGTGTCGTTACTAGATCTTCTATGTCCGAACAAGAAATCAGAATTAATGATCAAGAGAGAAATAGAAAAACAAACCCATTAGGCAGTGGTACACTCTGTGATCCAACTAAATTATAATATTATGTATACTAGAACTCCTTTAATAATATGCTTGTTAACATTTTTCCTCAAAGGATACTCTCAAGATTTTCGCTATATCATATTGGATAATTTGAGGGATAAGAGTAAAATTACCAACTATACACTTCGAGTTAGGGATCTGTATGATTATGATGGATCAATAGAGCTGTTTAATATTCGACCAAACCCAATCGCTTCTTTACCCAAGACATATTCTGATGTCCTTATTCTTTGTTCGGTATTGCCTGATTTTGAATCCAGTGAAAATTGGTCTTCAATTGATTCGACAGATCTTAAAACAAATATAATTTCCTTTCAAGAACT
Proteins encoded in this window:
- a CDS encoding nuclear transport factor 2 family protein; protein product: MKALVKTFAAAALIAVSTFAMAAEGPGAKAAKANINLSTADFALEHYVAVTTEGESAGVEQLFAADFNQKIQATNAQSNSRSEVVKSLKKQKGEKLNCTVSTDIIEESADYMVAKVTLKFENFTKTDLVTLERVGNDWKVSKSINSYK
- a CDS encoding nuclear transport factor 2 family protein; this encodes MKTLVKTFAAAALIAVSTFAMAAEGPGAKATKANINLSTADFALEHYVAVTTEGESAGVEQLFAADFNQKIQASNAQSNSRSEVVKSLKKQKGEKLNCTVNTDIIEESADYMVAKVTLKFENFTKTDLVTLERVGNDWKVSKSINSYK
- a CDS encoding YhcG family protein, producing the protein MEQRFVEIIQLIKESQSKAIKAVNTELMNLYWRIGKYISARIETSEWGQSVVKELAFFIKQHEPELKGFSDKNLWRMKQFYETYRSSERLSALTRELSWTNNVLIFSRTKTVEEKEFYLKLTIEEKYSSRELERQINSSVFERTMIGNVKLSSLPREFEVDINKAFKDSYVFDFLNLPESYNEGDLQKGLLRQMKDFILELGRDFLFIDQEYKVQVGNSDFYIDLLFFHRGLQCLVAFELKVDKFKPEHLGQLNFYLEALDRDVKRSNENASIGVLLCKDKDSEVVEYALSRSLSPTVVAEYKTQLPDKKLLQQKLHELFEQADNSDI
- a CDS encoding nuclear transport factor 2 family protein — translated: MKALVKTFAAATLIAVSTFAMAAEGPGAKTTKANINLSTADFALEHYVAVTTEGESAGVEQLFAADFNQKIQAANVQSNSRSEVVKLLKKQKGEKLNCTVSTDIIEESADYMVSKVTLKFENFTKTDLVTLERVGNDWKVSKSINSYK
- a CDS encoding DUF1016 N-terminal domain-containing protein, which encodes MLRSLSYLISGLSKYLSVTLGKGFSAANLRNMRHFYQTFPDFDQSSTQRVENFQSVTQCVTKLSWANTRL